AACAGTGACAGGGTGGCCAGAAGGGCAATCAACCATTGCCACCAGGTAATCTGTTTATTCTGCCTTATCAGCCAGTATATAGCCAAAGCAAAAACTGCTCCAACTGCTAAACCTATAAAATACATTTCTCTTCTCCTTTCATTTCCTAGGCCGTGGTATCAAAACCGTAGGTGGGTTGTTCAATATCCCAGAATTCCCACTGCGGTTTCCGCCCGTATTCCATAAACCTTTCCATATTAGCAAAGAAACCGTTGAAAACCGGTATATTGGTGGTGGTTACTTTGACCATGTCATGGATAAAGGACTGGGAAGTGGAGTTAAAAGGACAGGTACCCTGACAGGTGGGGCAGTGGGGACAATCCGCATTATTAGTCCTCCAGCCTTTATATTGACCCTGAGCCAGCCCGTTCTTAGCTGCTGCCGGATTTTCCCAGGTGGATTCGCCCTTCTGGATAAGACCAAAGGGACAGGCATCAGCACAAATACCGCAGGTCTCACAGAACTTGTAAGCCCCGAAGTCTATGGGTTTGGTGGGAGCTACCGGTAAATCAGTCAGAAGTGCCCATCCGCTAGCCCGGTTGGTTGTGCCGTTCTTGGGGTGAATGGCAGGGGAAGACATGCGGCCATGTTCACCCAGACCGGTTATAACGGCTAATGGATTAGAGAAATACAAGCCGCTCATATTCAAGCACTGATAACCCAAACCACGGATGAATTCCTGCATATGGCAAATCATTTTGACATAGCGGGCATAACAATACCACACCGTGAAGCTCTCAGTAATACCGGCCTGACGGCGAGTACCCTCAAAGCTCTGGCGGGCGGTAAAGGTAATAATGTATTTGCATTTGTTGGGTATGGCATATTCGTCATCAGTTTCATATGCTTCATCTATATCCTTAAAGGCAATCTGTTTACCGCCTGCATCCCCGGTGTTGAAGCCGCTGCCGGCACCCTTGACCTTGTGGAAGAATTTGACAGTATCGCTATCAAGTTCGGCACAGCCTACATCCTGACACCCCAAGAAGCGGAAGGCGTTTCGCAGGGTTTTGAAGTTTTCTTCAGGTGTACCCTGCCATTTCTGGGCACCAAAATCCTGCGGTCGGATAGTAGTAGCCGCCTGAGGGCCAAGGAAAGAACTGAAAGTGGCAGTACCGCCGGCTGCCAGTATGGCATTGCGGACATTAATCCTCTTACCGCCCTGATATATTTCGGCCGGCCACTGCCCCATCATCATGAATTTACAGGCATTATCCAAAGCAGTGGAACGTATATCACCCGCACCGGCATAACCTTTATCCCAACCCGGGAATTCCTTCTCACAGTAATCATACAGGGTCAGCGCTTCTTCAGGTGTTTCAAGGTCAGTCATATAACCGCCAATTACACCTGCAGCCTCAAACTCGGCCGCAGTAGGCCGGCGGTGAGATTTAAAATTGTTGGCATTCGGGCGTTCAAGAGTATTCCAGTCAATTTCTACCGTGGGGTCCTTGATTTCCCTCTCCCTGACATACCAGGGATATTTATTAACATTGGAACCGAAAGACGTTAATTCATCCACATCATGAAATACCGGCGCTGCTGCGGCTACCGCACCCAGCCCGGCCCCTGCGAGACCCAATCCCTTCATAAAGTCACGTCTGGATAGTGTACTATGAAGCTTTGACATACAGACTTCTCCTTATTTAACTTATTTCTGCCTGGTTTTATATCTTCTCCGGTCTCTCCCGGATGCCATTTATCAAATTCACCTCCCTTATAAATTAGGATTTACCCCGGTCAACTATTAATATCAGGCAAACAGCCATTCAGGGCTGACGGGAATGAAGGCCGCCTATTGCCGCCGTCAGCCAGATTTAGTTATTTTTATTCAAGCCAATAACCAACGCCTCTTTTCTGGATGATTTTGGAGTCGGATAATTTGCTTTTTAGCCTCCGCATATAGTAATGCAGTGTATCCAGACTGACTGTGTGTTTACCCCAGACGGCATTTATAAGGCTTTGGTACTCTATAAGATGCCCCTGATTCAGCTTCAGACAGGCATCAATCCGGTTTTCAGTAGGGGTAAGCCCTAACGGGGTTTTGAGATTAGGCATGTTACGGCCTGTATTTTTGCTGTCACCGCCGTCCGGCTTTTCCGGCGGGAGTTTGCGCTTGCGCCGGAGAATAGAATTAATCTTGGCTTTCAATTCTCTGGGATGAGGGGGCGAGCATATAAATGAGTCTGCCCCCATCTCAAGAATCTCGGAAGATTCATGGCGGTGGCCCAATACCAGTACAGGCATATAAGATAATTGAGCTATCAAAGGAGCTAATTCAGGTGGAAGCAATCTGAGGCAGGCCTGGTTCAGTATTACCAAATCCAGCCGGGATTGTGAGGCCTTTATAAGACCCTCAATCCCATTTTTTGCCCGTATGATTTGATAACCATCAGCTTTCAGCAGCGAAGCCAGCTCAACTGTGTTATCAATTAGGAGAATATTTTCTTCCGCCATCTTCAAATTCCAACCTGTATCAAGACCATATCACGCGAAAGTATCGAAACAGGTGGAGACTATACTTTTTTATAAGTATGTTTAATGAAGATTCGGTTTAATTTGGTGAAATTATGACGATATGTATTAGTTATAAATCAACAATCCATCTGCTGCGCCAGAGGAAGAACATGCTGTATTAGAACTGCCTGATAAGACTGTAACCCAACCCTCGTTCGGTAATAATAATCTTGGGGTACTCCGGATTTGCCTCTATTTTGGACCTAAGATTATGGATATGTTTTTTCAAAAGATTTAAATCCCCGCTGTATTCTGTACCCCATACTTTTTCAAGCAATATCCTGTAGGTAAGTACCTGACCGCTGTTCCGGGTGAGCACAGCCAGCAGACTAAATTCAATAGGCGTCAGATGGACAGGGGAACCGAACAGGGTTAATTCCCGCCGGTTAAAATTAACCTCCAGCCCGTTACTGATAGGTATCGTGCTTTCGGTCTTAAACCCCAAATTGAGGTTACGCCGCAACAATGC
This sequence is a window from Dehalococcoides mccartyi 195. Protein-coding genes within it:
- a CDS encoding reductive dehalogenase — its product is MSKLHSTLSRRDFMKGLGLAGAGLGAVAAAAPVFHDVDELTSFGSNVNKYPWYVREREIKDPTVEIDWNTLERPNANNFKSHRRPTAAEFEAAGVIGGYMTDLETPEEALTLYDYCEKEFPGWDKGYAGAGDIRSTALDNACKFMMMGQWPAEIYQGGKRINVRNAILAAGGTATFSSFLGPQAATTIRPQDFGAQKWQGTPEENFKTLRNAFRFLGCQDVGCAELDSDTVKFFHKVKGAGSGFNTGDAGGKQIAFKDIDEAYETDDEYAIPNKCKYIITFTARQSFEGTRRQAGITESFTVWYCYARYVKMICHMQEFIRGLGYQCLNMSGLYFSNPLAVITGLGEHGRMSSPAIHPKNGTTNRASGWALLTDLPVAPTKPIDFGAYKFCETCGICADACPFGLIQKGESTWENPAAAKNGLAQGQYKGWRTNNADCPHCPTCQGTCPFNSTSQSFIHDMVKVTTTNIPVFNGFFANMERFMEYGRKPQWEFWDIEQPTYGFDTTA
- a CDS encoding response regulator transcription factor, translating into MAEENILLIDNTVELASLLKADGYQIIRAKNGIEGLIKASQSRLDLVILNQACLRLLPPELAPLIAQLSYMPVLVLGHRHESSEILEMGADSFICSPPHPRELKAKINSILRRKRKLPPEKPDGGDSKNTGRNMPNLKTPLGLTPTENRIDACLKLNQGHLIEYQSLINAVWGKHTVSLDTLHYYMRRLKSKLSDSKIIQKRGVGYWLE
- a CDS encoding winged helix-turn-helix domain-containing protein gives rise to the protein MKILIICNDSQVLKDLVLCLKIRYQNLEYTVSDNISDGIGLIETISPDIIFLDSCLCDAAAQNIIISIREFSDIPIIILNSIGEIGSKVQFLEDGADECVEKPINGIECQAVTNALLRRNLNLGFKTESTIPISNGLEVNFNRRELTLFGSPVHLTPIEFSLLAVLTRNSGQVLTYRILLEKVWGTEYSGDLNLLKKHIHNLRSKIEANPEYPKIIITERGLGYSLIRQF